Genomic window (Saccharomyces eubayanus strain FM1318 chromosome XVI, whole genome shotgun sequence):
CAATACACCAAATTAATACTAATTTCCAGCCAATATTTTCGTCAGAAATTTCTATTGATTTTTCGTCTAACGAAATGATTAGTAGTTTCCGCAAAAAATTGTATTTATCAGATAATTGAGTGGTGTTATTTATTATGATTAGGATATCattaatcttttcataATTGATAAATGGCCCCACTAATTTTAAAACGTTTAAGAATACATCTAGTTTCCAGTTTTCATCCTTGACAGTGTGAGTATCAAAAGTATCGATTAGGTGGTCAATGGTGTAAATGAttaaatcttttgaatCCTCATCTTGTTTGgccaaaaatttcattaattCGTTAATCAGCTCTACTAAATTTGAACTATCCAAGATGGCGAAACTTAGCTCCAACGCTCTCATTCGGATCGAAATATCGTTGTCTTGCAAACAGTGAGAAATGAATTTTCTGTGTCTTTGCACTGCAGTAGGTTCTTGAGGGACGACTTTTAATAAAGTGTTTAGCGAAACGTATTTTGTGTTGTTGTCTTTTCCTACAAGGAACTTTGCCAAAATACTGACACCAAGGACACGTAGTGGTTGgttcaaattcaaagaaaaaatcgcCTTTGCAGTTTCGTAAAGAATGGCTTGTCCACTATTTTTTGTCGAGTCTGTGTTGGTGGCTATACGGGTTAATAGATCACAGAAATTATCCTTGTAGTCCAGTACGTGATTCGAATTCAATAATTCTCCATTTTGGAAGTAGAGTTTTAGAGTGTAAATCATTTCACACTGCAAAAATGGGTCACAAATACCTTGAACATCGTATCCAGGTTCGATGTTTTTAGAATTTAAATTCTCCAAACgagtgaaaaaatcacGCAAGAGTAGAGATAATGGAGATAGGACATCGTTGGCGTAATCGATCccgtcgtcatcgtcgtcattcTCAGGGTGTAAACCAATTGATAAAACGGATTGTAAAATTTTGGTGATACCTAGCAAGACACCATGGGTACAAATTGAATGATTGGATAGTATTCTGGTGATGTCTTCaatattgaagatttcTAGGAGAGAGGTATCTTTGGAGATTAGTTTGGCAGCACATTGAAGagcttttttcaagagGAAAGGGTCTTTCGAatttttgatgatgttTTCCACGTCTGGGTATAAATCTCTAGCCAATTCAGGGGAACTTAAAAAGCCCAATGAAGTCAATGCTAGTGACACGGCGTACTTGTTTGGGTGATGCAAATCGTTGTTCAGCATGTTTGTCAATAGAGTCAACAAGTCTTCCGATTCATCCAGCAACAAAGTGGCAGCTAGATAGCCTAACCTTTTATCGACGAAATCATCAGAAGCAATCAAATTAATAGATTCCACTTGGCCAAAATGTGTTTTTTCTCCAAGAATGTATAGATACAACAGTTTCTGAATATTTACTCGCCTTTTCTCATGTGGCAGATGATCGTCTCTTAACTTTGTTCTTATTTTGGCAGACTGTTTTGTTATGGTAGCTCTTTCATCAGCCAGAGTTTTAGCTCCGCGAACATCTTTAATAAAGCTTCTCAGCGAAGAAcccattatttctttcttttttttcttgtcacTAACTTCGAatgagattttttttctctttttggtGGCCAAGTAACTACTCGAAACTTTGCTATACCACAGTTGCGACTTTTTTAAATCCACTTAGCCAAGTCCACTAGCTCACTGGAAACTAAGATCTAGAAAAACGTAAGAAAGGGCTACGAGTCGGGTAATACTTTTATATGCCTCTCggctctttttttcttttccctCCCGATGTTCAGCAAAGCAACGCGGCAAAAACACAACCAtccagcagcagcagcagcagcagacAAATGCTAGAGAGCCACCAAAGCAGCACAATGTAGCGGGTGGCGAAACCAACCAACATTCCAGCGATTTGCCCCAGCGCCGCACTATTTCAAAGCGCGGGCAAAGCGTAGTCTTCCATCTTACCGATGAACACGTTTCTTGTCACCTTTATCATTCTCCAAGCCTTTGGCGTACGCTTATCCCAATTCTGTTCTTATTCTCTTGCCGCCAATGTTGTTTCTCtcctttttctcatttatacgtttatataaataagaaagagagaagaaatCATCGGCGGCTAAACCCGGCATAGTTCTGTTACCCGCGCATTTTAATGGTGCATGGGTGCGTGGTGCTCCTTAGTTTTTAGGGGCCCCGCCCCCACACCCCACCCTTAGCCCTAGCGGAataagaaatcaaaaatccGGGGTTGGCGCAGGTGGTTCTGTGCGGCCAAACCCTGGGCTTCTTTTCTGGTAGATCtgccaaaaaaaggctATGTCCAGTTTGGAGTCACATGGAAAAGACCCCCAGGTTGTTAACTTCGTCTCCTGTATATACTTGGCTCCTACTGATCGTACTATATCTATGGGTACATAACATATGAACGTTGTTTCTAAGTCGAGTTTCGCAGACAAAGAAGCAAAGCCGATTATGCAGTCTCCCGTTCCTATAGTGATTGCAAGCAGTTCAGACAAGAGAGATGTCGGTCCAACAGTCACTGCGAATGAAAATACAAATGCGAGTGATACGTTGCAACGATTGACCAACAACAAGGAAACTACCTCTTCTTACCTGTCTCCGCCGAAAACAACAGTAATTGGTAatagaagaagatcttCCAGCGTTAGAAGCGCCCTTTCGGCCTTTTTTGGTGCTGGTACCAGCCCGACATCCAATGTGGACGATTATTCGAACCCGGCAACCCATAATTATACCACTGCTCCGCCGTTGTCGTCCAGGTTTAGAGGAAATAGTCTCTCCTCTGACGTTCCTAGTAATACCTATACTGGCACCGGTTCTTACCAACCGCAGAGACATAGGAATTCGGTGCCGTACACCGCCATTGATCAATTACATACAAGACAAGATACGGGCATGAGAAGGGAATCGGATCCTGttgctttgaagaaatttaCCAGCGGCAACAATGGGACATTGAAACCGCTTATGTCACATCGCTCCGAATCTggctcttcttttgttggtAACGTATTATCGGACTATTTGACAGATCGCGGTTTCATTAAGCAGAAactattatataataagaaaaatgtgCTGGACGTTTCCATTGCGACAAGTGCAGAATCTGTTTTCTTGCCGACTACAAAAAGTAACGAAACAGAGTATTTGTCACTGATTAATGGCTCTTTAGACCGTGCGCAAACACAACCTCTCGTGGCCACTAATACCGTTGGGAATGAACTCTCTCCTTTCTCCCCTGGCATGGACACtttgaatgaaaacaaCGATTTGTCGCTACTTTCGTTACCTAAACAGCGGCCCATTCCTGCGAACACCGCAAATATAGACAGCACTGGGTTCTCGAATATGGCCGGTAACACATCATCAACCTCTAATAACAACACAACAGATACGGATTCTCTTGGTTCGAATCACAATATCGTAAACAATACAGGACAAGTGACGCGAAACACGCATTCGCATTCACGTCCTCGATCGCGTTCTCGCTCGACAGCTTGGAATACTCAGATGCCCTCCTTCAGCTTTGCCTTAATATTTTGCTTGAATAGGCCAGCCACACTTACGGACATCAAAGTGGAACTTACTTCAAATGTGAGAATCGTATGGTTCAACGGCCTTCCTCCGGCCAAAAGTGTCAATGAAGAATGCTATAACATAGGTGCTCTAGATTGGACCTTGAATGCGGATAATTTCAACCTCTTCATACCGCGGGATGCCAAGTCTCTCGTCGATATCGTTGAGAACCATTCAAATACCAGGAGATTAAAAGTGCTGCAGAAATTATCGATGAGGAAACGCCATTCCTTCTCGAGCAAAACCATgcttaaagaaaatatactgAATAAACTAAATTCGTCCGATGCTTCTAACAAATTAAATGCCggtgtatatatatttaccaTTCCTATTATCCTTGCCAATCATATCCCTGAATCGCTATATTACCCATCGGCAAAGGTCTCTTACACTTTAAGATTAGCAACAAGACTAGAAGATGAACATTCACAAGTAAACACATCACAGCCGCATCCTACTTctctctcttcttctgtggATCCACATTCGCATACCTACTGTGATCCTAACGAAAATTCAAGAGCCGATGATACCATCGAAGGGGAAACATACAACACCGATAGCAAATCCCGTAGCAAAACTccatttccttcttcatGGCTGAAAAACGTTAAAGGCCGCTTAAAATTGAATAGTTCTAATGGTGGCATTGAATGTGACAGCAATGGTTCACTCACCGCTGCTGACTCTGCGTCACAAAGAGCCGACTTAAATTCCTTGGTATATTCAGAGTATCCACTCCATTTAGTGAGAACTCCGCCCGAAATATCTATCACCACAGCAAATAAACCACTTTACATAAATAAAGTTTGGGAGAATTCTCTCTCTTATGAGATTTCATTTGCTCAAAAATATGTTCCCTTGAATGGTGAAATCCCGATTACTATCAAGGTAGCGCCATTAGTGAAAACTATTACCGTGAAGAGAATTCGTGTTAGTTgcagagaaaaaatatcctTCAGAAGTAAAGACTACCAGCACGATTTTGACCAATTAGACCCATTAGCTTTGGATCCATGTAATCCTTATCACATGAGATATTTggtgagaaaaaaaaaggacaGAAGTTTACCACTATTTGAAGTAGCTTCCAAGAGCACAAGTGGTCCTGCCATTAGAGAAGAAGTCGTTAATAACACCATTGACGATAATTTATTGGCTTACACCtcaaccaaagaaaagaataaaaacatcCCGTTTTCTGAATCATTTACGATCAAGACGAAACTAAACTTTCCCAAATACTCCGAAATCGACGCTACCAAAACCACAAATTTACCTACTTATGGTATTGACCTTTTTGATCCAATAAAAGATTCAGGTCAAGTTGAAAGCACTTCtaacaatagcaatatGTTGGGCTTTCTAATGGGTCATTCAAATAAGACCTCTAATATGCCCCACAAACTTCAACCAGAAGAGGGCCATAATAATTTTAAAGATCAAGGTGTGAACGAAGTAACAACTTTACAAACTAGCTCCAATGTCCCCGTTCAATTCTATACGCGACTGAACAAACCAAGACGTGGTTTGTATTTGGACAGCATGcattttaaaaatattcaatgCTCACATAAATTAGAAATTGTTTTGAGAGTTAGTAAAACCGACGACAGTAACCCACAACTTACAAGGCATTACGAAATAATTGTCGATACGCCAATATATTTGATTTCAGACTTATGCAATACTTCCAATATTGACTTACCCACGTACGATATGGCCACTACTGAATCATCCAAGGTTCTACCACCAACTTTCGAAGAGGCAACGTCTGTCTCAGCATCACCAAGATCCTCCTTATCTTATTATCCTGACGATATTTCTATGCAACAACTACATCTTTCCAGGTCAACTTCCTTGGCAAACGGTTATCTGTCGAAGATACATTCGAAAGCAACAACGGTCTCGGAAACATTTAATAGTGCCCCGTTTCAAGGCCAGAAAGATCAACAACCACATGTTTTAAGGACCGAAGATTTTTCACCGCAAATGACAAATGCAGAAAATACATACAATAATATGGATGGCTTACTTTCGCAAGACATCTTGGAACAGAGAAATGTTTCTACACTATTAGAGGGGGATAATACCACTACGATGGATTTTAATAAGAATATATTCACACCACGGGGCAATCCTTGTACCCTTATTAGTAACGATGACGATTATAATGATattgataatgataaagacGGGCCTGGTCCAATAGTTCATCCAGGTACTGAACCGCCAAGATACGATGAGATTTCCTCCTGAAGGTGAGTTTTCTCGTTCTTATTTATAAACTTCACACTATTTATAAGTACACAAAGTATACTTTTCTAAGTTACCTGTTTTAGTTTTGACATTTATAGTTTTCTCACAATGGTTAGAATGGGATGTATTTCGGCTCATCGAAATTTTAAGTACCGAGAAAAATCGACAAACGGTAATAAACAAACtagaaaagtaaaaaaacagtACAATTTTCAGCTGTATAGAGTTGTTTTACTGCATCCGCTTTTGTAACAGGAAACTGAACGAATTAAAGATCTAATGAATAGAGGGTCAGTAGATGATGGGCCCAAACTACGTGAAGAAAAGCATTTCCAGGATTTTTATCCAGACCTTAATACCGATACTTTACTGCCGTTCATTGTTCCCTTAGGCGAAACAAATAATGACAACACCATTGACAGTTTAAATGATATCCCTAACTTCAAAGACAGAAAAAACGAGAATGCTAAGAGCGTGCAGACAAAAGAGTTGATCTTCAAGGGGAAAGTTACTATTGAACCAttactattgaaaaaaaatgaagtggagtttcaaaaatgtaaaCTTTCGGCAAATAATTTGGATGTTAAAAAGGCTTCGTACATTCCTAGGCCCAATGACAATTTTATCTCCAAATATTACCACATGAATAGGCCAAGAGGTAGAAAAGCTCATAGGTTACAGAAATTAGAATTTGATGAGTTAGAAACGCCTTATTTCACTAAGTTTTCTGGTGGAAAAGTCACAAGCAGTACCGATTCGACGCCTTTGAAGAATGCAATCCAAAAATTTGGTGAaatttcatccaatttGGCGAATTTCAAGCCGCAGTATGATATGGATGAGCAAGATGAATTATATTTACATTActtaaacaagaaatattttaaagatCAAATGTCTCATGAAGTATTTGAAATCTTAATGACCATACTAGAAATTGAATGGCTTCATATTGAAAAGCATATACCTACAACTAATACCCTTATTGCAAGACACAACGTTTTAAGAGATTgccaaaattttgaactttATGGTTCTGATGATGGGACAGGCTTATCTATGGATCAAGCATGCGCAGTTTGCTTAGGTACAGACAGCGATAACTCTAATACAATCGTTTTTTGCGATGGATGTGATATTGCAGTGCATCAAGAATGTTATGGTATAATCTTTATTCCAGAAGGTAAGTGGTTGTGTAGACGATGTTTGATCTCGAAGAATAATTGCGTTACTTGCCTAATGTGTCCAAGTCACACAGGTGCCTTCAAGCAAACGGACACCGGTTCCTGGGTACATAATATTTGTGCATTATGGCTTCCAGAGctatatttttcaaatttacaTTATATGGAACCCATAGAAGGTCTTCAGAATGTCAGTATATCCCGTTGGAAACTTAATTGCTACATCtgtaagaagaaaatgggtGCTTGCATCCAATGCTTTCAGAAGAATTGTTTTACAGCATACCATGTTACATGTGCCCGTCGAGCTGGTCTCTACATGAGTAAAGGGAAATGTACTATTCAAGAATTAGCAATAAATCAATCTCCGCAAGAGTACTCAATCGAGAGTTTTTGCCACAAGCATGCACCTAGGGGAYGGAAATCTGACATGGAAGGTATTACTAAAACAAggaaatatttctttctacTTTCGAAATTTCTAACTGAAACACCCCGGTACAATAAAACACAAGATGACTCAAAATTTAAGAAAACAGTTTGGAAAACG
Coding sequences:
- the APL4 gene encoding AP-1 complex subunit gamma; this translates as MGSSLRSFIKDVRGAKTLADERATITKQSAKIRTKLRDDHLPHEKRRVNIQKLLYLYILGEKTHFGQVESINLIASDDFVDKRLGYLAATLLLDESEDLLTLLTNMLNNDLHHPNKYAVSLALTSLGFLSSPELARDLYPDVENIIKNSKDPFLLKKALQCAAKLISKDTSLLEIFNIEDITRILSNHSICTHGVLLGITKILQSVLSIGLHPENDDDDDGIDYANDVLSPLSLLLRDFFTRLENLNSKNIEPGYDVQGICDPFLQCEMIYTLKLYFQNGELLNSNHVLDYKDNFCDLLTRIATNTDSTKNSGQAILYETAKAIFSLNLNQPLRVLGVSILAKFLVGKDNNTKYVSLNTLLKVVPQEPTAVQRHRKFISHCLQDNDISIRMRALELSFAILDSSNLVELINELMKFLAKQDEDSKDLIIYTIDHLIDTFDTHTVKDENWKLDVFLNVLKLVGPFINYEKINDILIIINNTTQLSDKYNFLRKLLIISLDEKSIEISDENIGWKLVLIWCIGEYCDLLLNDNDESNAKIINESSITNYLLNLQECYTTTNHKIINYILTTALKLSIKFQDPKNIEKLRQLILSYADSTDLLLQMKSNQYEILFNQPVSVKRIVLETMPKFEKVAEKQDKVKKTSKNLVSNEPADLLSDFLSDDNKTDAIAATDNNVEPTDILEEIFGGKKDTKRPLKNGKEESIDQPLPVTADSNVTLPSSATKIHDSASLNVYATLLSANSGLAHIELFFQAKSMLSDLQTFCAVPKAQKLTLGQLHPSSTIRANQICKQSLKISGSGKLKLRVKLGFHLDGSPSATNEQFDHKFDTTL
- the NTO1 gene encoding Nto1p gives rise to the protein MNRGSVDDGPKLREEKHFQDFYPDLNTDTLLPFIVPLGETNNDNTIDSLNDIPNFKDRKNENAKSVQTKELIFKGKVTIEPLLLKKNEVEFQKCKLSANNLDVKKASYIPRPNDNFISKYYHMNRPRGRKAHRLQKLEFDELETPYFTKFSGGKVTSSTDSTPLKNAIQKFGEISSNLANFKPQYDMDEQDELYLHYLNKKYFKDQMSHEVFEILMTILEIEWLHIEKHIPTTNTLIARHNVLRDCQNFELYGSDDGTGLSMDQACAVCLGTDSDNSNTIVFCDGCDIAVHQECYGIIFIPEGKWLCRRCLISKNNCVTCLMCPSHTGAFKQTDTGSWVHNICALWLPELYFSNLHYMEPIEGLQNVSISRWKLNCYICKKKMGACIQCFQKNCFTAYHVTCARRAGLYMSKGKCTIQELAINQSPQEYSIESFCHKHAPRGXKSDMEGITKTRKYFFLLSKFLTETPRYNKTQDDSKFKKTVWKTSSQTPVAPYVFAEILQKALDFFDLANPPSASLDICRYWSMKREFTGGTPLITSSENNPFGSLTEEQLQTRMDFADDQLKDLHRLKELTSLVKKRAQTSTTMCKTQKKICDIIESPQKYLLKYSVLDIFVKSEQFKALERLVTEPKLIVILEKCKNNSYDTVQHFKTEITYFFSTLENLPNTPRILQTVLFRAKEQVSNLTEPIEHMNIKKLLARDFIITDGNQVEERPWSGPVIMEEEELSDAEELSAGERRVLKLILNNK
- the CSR2 gene encoding Csr2p; amino-acid sequence: MNVVSKSSFADKEAKPIMQSPVPIVIASSSDKRDVGPTVTANENTNASDTLQRLTNNKETTSSYLSPPKTTVIGNRRRSSSVRSALSAFFGAGTSPTSNVDDYSNPATHNYTTAPPLSSRFRGNSLSSDVPSNTYTGTGSYQPQRHRNSVPYTAIDQLHTRQDTGMRRESDPVALKKFTSGNNGTLKPLMSHRSESGSSFVGNVLSDYLTDRGFIKQKLLYNKKNVLDVSIATSAESVFLPTTKSNETEYLSLINGSLDRAQTQPLVATNTVGNELSPFSPGMDTLNENNDLSLLSLPKQRPIPANTANIDSTGFSNMAGNTSSTSNNNTTDTDSLGSNHNIVNNTGQVTRNTHSHSRPRSRSRSTAWNTQMPSFSFALIFCLNRPATLTDIKVELTSNVRIVWFNGLPPAKSVNEECYNIGALDWTLNADNFNLFIPRDAKSLVDIVENHSNTRRLKVLQKLSMRKRHSFSSKTMLKENILNKLNSSDASNKLNAGVYIFTIPIILANHIPESLYYPSAKVSYTLRLATRLEDEHSQVNTSQPHPTSLSSSVDPHSHTYCDPNENSRADDTIEGETYNTDSKSRSKTPFPSSWLKNVKGRLKLNSSNGGIECDSNGSLTAADSASQRADLNSLVYSEYPLHLVRTPPEISITTANKPLYINKVWENSLSYEISFAQKYVPLNGEIPITIKVAPLVKTITVKRIRVSCREKISFRSKDYQHDFDQLDPLALDPCNPYHMRYLVRKKKDRSLPLFEVASKSTSGPAIREEVVNNTIDDNLLAYTSTKEKNKNIPFSESFTIKTKLNFPKYSEIDATKTTNLPTYGIDLFDPIKDSGQVESTSNNSNMLGFLMGHSNKTSNMPHKLQPEEGHNNFKDQGVNEVTTLQTSSNVPVQFYTRLNKPRRGLYLDSMHFKNIQCSHKLEIVLRVSKTDDSNPQLTRHYEIIVDTPIYLISDLCNTSNIDLPTYDMATTESSKVLPPTFEEATSVSASPRSSLSYYPDDISMQQLHLSRSTSLANGYLSKIHSKATTVSETFNSAPFQGQKDQQPHVLRTEDFSPQMTNAENTYNNMDGLLSQDILEQRNVSTLLEGDNTTTMDFNKNIFTPRGNPCTLISNDDDYNDIDNDKDGPGPIVHPGTEPPRYDEISS